The Chryseobacterium sp. G0186 genome includes the window GGAATAAAAATAGAAAAATTAATCAACATCATCCCAAAAATCAAAATAATTAAACCATTGAAGCGGATATTTCTCCACCATTGTTTCAAGATTTTGAACATAGGATTGTAAAAGTCCCTGAGAATCACGATTTTTAATATTCTGTGCTACTCTAGCATACAGATGATAGTGAAGGTTATCTTCTTTCATCACATATACATATACCACGGGTACTCCCAGTCGGGAAGCAATAAGAAAAGGCCCTGCAGGAAATTTTGCACTTTTCCCCAACAGGTCGGTCTCAAGGTATTTAGATCCCTCGAAATAACGATCTCCTGTAAAGCAGATTAATTCATTATTCGACAAAGCCTGATTGATCTCAAAAATATGCGACATATCTTCTTTCACGTAGATGAACTTGATATTACTTTCCTTTACCGCAACAGTCTCCAGATATTCCTTGATTACCGTAACCTCCTGGTCAGTAGTTACCAGATTGATCTGGCAATCAAAATCTATATCGGCAAAGAAGTGTTCCGCAATTTCAAAATTTCCGATATGGGCACTGATAAGAACTCCTCCTTTTTTGGCTGCCAAAAGATTTCTGAGGTTTTCAATCCCATCAAATTCGTAGGTATATTTTTCTCTTAAGCCTGCAGAAATAGCCGTTTTGTCAATAAGAACTTTCCCAAAGGTAAAATAGCTCTTAAAAATGGAACGCTTAGCTTTCCAATATCCGTAGTTGAGTCTTTTTTGGAAGTAATAAAGAATATATCGGTTACTCTTCTTCTGAAACAAAGAGTAATAGGCTGCCACAAAGTAAAGCACCCCATATGAACTCCTGATTCCGATATTTCTAATGCACCAGACGAATATTCTGTACCCCAGTACCGTCCCCTTAGATTTACCTTTCCACTTGTTCATAATACAATCTACCAGTTGAGCAATTTAACAATGTAACAACCTGTTGATAGTTCAATACCATGGTGATTGCCACATTGTTATACTGTTATATTGTTACATTATTAAAATAAAGATTTATGCAATACTTATGCTTTTTTTTCAGCAATCTTATGTTCAATGGTTGTATAGAAATCATCAAATGTTATCATTTTTTTGAAATCTGCTTCTCCTAATTTCACTCCGAAATTAGATTCGATCACAACAACCATGTCTATATAATCCAGGCTATCTAAGCCTAATGTATTTTTAAGGTTGGCATCATTACTGATTTCATCTCCGTCAACTTCAAATTCGTTTACTAGAAAATCATTAACAATAGCAACAATTTTTTCCCTTTCCATGTTTTTAATCAAATTTTTTAACTATTAGTGCAGAATTGGTTCCCCCGAACCCAAAAGAATTCGACAAAAATACATCAATTTTTTGAGTTTTTGTTTCAGAGACTAAATTTATCCTTTGTGCTTCATTATCAGGATTTTCCAGGTTGATATTGGGAGCAACAAAATCATTCTGCATCATCAGAATTGAGTAAATAACTTCACTTGCGCCAGCCATCCAGCATTCGTGCCCGGTCATGGATTTGGTAGAACTTACGGGAACTTCACTTCCAAAGATCTCATAAATTGCCTTTGCTTCGTTGGCATCACCAATGGGCGTAGAAGTTGCGTGGGCATTGATATAATCGATATCTGAGGCATTCAAACCTGATTGCTTCAAGGCTCTGTCCATCGCCAGGGCAGGTCCGTCAACATTTGGGGTTGAAATATGACCTCCGTTCGATGAAAAACCATATCCTATAATTTCAGCAAGGATGGTGGCTCCTCTTTTTTGGGCAGATTCTAAGCTTTCCACGATTAAACTTGCGGCTCCGCCACTCGGAATTAAGCCGTCTCTTCCTGCGTCGAAAGGTCTTGATGCTTTTGTAGGCTCGTCTTCCCTTGCTGAGAACACTCCCAAACCATCAAAGCTGGCCATAGAATATTTATTGGTTTCCTGTGCTCCTCCACAGATGATCATGTCCTGAAATCCGTTTTTGATCATCATATAGGCTAATCCTAATGAGTGTGAACCACTTGCACAGGCTGCACTGATGGTAAGATTGATTCCTTTTAGCTTGAAAATTGTGGAAAGGTTCATCGTTACGGTTGAGTTCATTGACTTAAAGATCGCACCTGATCCCATCAATGTTGTATCTTTCTTTTCTCTGGCAATGTCGATAGATTCTACAACAGCCTTGGAAACGCTGTCGTTTCCGTATAATATTCCCACTTCATGAGAATCCAAGAACTCATCATCCAGATTTGCCTGCTTTAATGCATCAATAGTGGCGAGATAAGCATATTCGCTTTCTTCTCCCATGCTTACTCGCTGGCGTCTGTTCAAGAGATTCTTTAAATCAGGCTTTGGAACAACTCCTGTAAGGCCTGATCTGAAACCGAATTCTTTTCTATCCTGATCTAAAACAATACCGGATTTTCCTTGATATAGGGATTCCCTGACCTCTTCTAAAGATGTCCCGATGCAGGAATAAATTCCCATTCCGGTAATTACAACCCTATTTTCCATTTATATATATTGAATTTAACAATGTATCAGCCTAGCAAGGCAACCCTATTTTGATTGAGGCTCAAACAACATTGGAACACTGTACATTGGTATATTGTTAGATTATTTACGAGTAAATACCGCCGTTAATATTAATCACTTCTCCTGTAATATAAGAAGATTTCCTGGAGGCTAAAAAGGCTACTAAATCAGCCACTTCTTCTGCTTCTCCAAATCGGTTGGCAGGGATCATCGCCTTCAATTCTTCTTCATTAAAATCCTGGGTCATATCTGTTTTGATAAAGCCCGGGGCCACTGCATTTACGGTAACATTTCTTTTGGCTACTTCCTGAGCAAGTGCCTTTGTAGCTCCCACCAAAGCTCCCTTCGCTGCAGAATAATTGGTTTGCCCTGCAGTTCCTTTTACTCCGGAAACGGAAACCATATTGATGATTCTTCCGTATTTGTTACGAAGCAGCTTTTGGATAAAGAAATTGGTTACATTAAAAAATCCATCTAAACTTGTATTGATCACGTTGTTCCAGTCTTCTTTCTGCATCCACATAAACAAACCGTCTCTTGTAATTCCGGCGTTGTTGATGATAACCTCTACCAATGCTTCGGAATTTTTCTCCTGCCAAGCTGTTAAAACACTTTGTACTTCTTCAGCATTTCCTACATCAAATTTAAGAATTTCTCCTGTAGCACCAAGTTCTTCTACTTTAGCCAAAGTTTCCTTTGCTGCAGCTTCGTTGGAAGTGTAGTTAATGAGTATATGATAGTTTTTTTCTTCAGCCAGTTTTATACAGATCGCCCTCCCGATTCCTCTGGAGCCTCCTGTTACAATTGCACATTTCATGCGTTAGTGTTTATTTCGTTTTTAGTTTTTTAAGTTAGCTTAAGCTAATATCCCTTGATCATATAGACAATTGATTACTGCTAATAATTACATTGTCTTTAAATATTTCTTCACCACCTCAAGATATGGATACATCACCATATCATCAGAAAATGCAGGGATAATTTTTCTGATCTCATCATACAGTTCCTTGGTAGATGATGACACCTTATCCTGAAACCCAAGATATTCAATAGCCTGAATGATGGTAATGGCTTCAATCGCCAATACTTCGAATGCATTTTCAATAACCTTTCTGCAGATGACAGCTGCATTAGTTCCCATGCTTACGATATCCTGATTATCATTATTATTCGGAATACTGTGAACGTACATAGGATTAGATAACGTCTGACTTTCTGCTGTAGTAGAAGTAGCCGTAAACTGTACACCCTGCATACCAAAATTGAACCCCAATTTACCTAAATTTACAAAAGGAGGCAAAATTTCGTTGATTTTAGCATTCAACAAATAATTCAACTGTCTTTCTGCAAGCATGGTAAGCTTGGTGACTACAATTTTAAGCTTATCCATTTCAAGGGAGATATAATCCCCGTGGAAATTCCCTCCATGATAAACATGTTGATCTTCTACATTGATAATCGGATTATCATTGGCAGAATTGATCTCATTTTCAAGAACTTTTTCCGTATATTCCAACGTATCCAATACCGGACCCAGAATTTGCGGAACACATCTTAGGGAATAATATTCCTGTACTTTTTCTTTGAATACTTTTTCCTGCTCTTCAAAATGAGTATAAAGATGATCTTCTCTTTTTCTGATCAGTTTACTGTCAGCAAGGTGAGCACGCATTCTTTCTGCTACTTTCTGTTGACCGTAATGTCTTTTGGTTCCGTTTAAAGCCTCAGAAAAATGATCATCATAAGCCTGAACAATTTCGTTAATTGCACAGGAAAGCCTAATGGAAATATCTGTTAATTGGTTCGCTTTATAAGCATTTACAATACCTATTCCTGACATCACGGAAGTACCGTTCATTAAAGCAAGTCCTTCACGAATCTCTACTTGTATTGGTTCCAATCCCTCGATTTGAAAAACCTCTTTTGTAGATTTTCTTTCTCCTTTATAAAAAACCTCCCCTTCTCCGATCAATACCAAAGCAAGGTGGGCTAATTGAACTAAGTCTCCACTGGCTCCTACTCCTCCGTGTTCAAAAATTAACGGGGTAATATCTCTGTTGATCAGCTCCTGAAGAAGATAAATAACAGACTCATGTACTCCTGAGTTTCCTAATGACAGGGTATTCAGTCTTGCCAGCATACAGGCTTTTACTTCTTCTGCCGGTAAAGGGTTTCCAATTCCTGAGGAATGGCTTCTTATCAGGTTATACTGCAGCTGATGAGTATCTTCATCACTGATCTTGAATTGAGCCATAGGCCCAAATCCGGTATTCACACCGTATATTACTTTATTTTTTGAAAACTCCTTTAAAAACTGAAAACTTGCATTCACTCTTGATAAAAGTGATTCATCCAGTTCTATTTTTTCATTCTCAATGATAATTTTTTGAAAGTCTTTCAGTTCTAAAAAGTTATTTATTTTCATCAATTAAAAGTAATAGTTGATAATTTTGTAAAATATTAATTATTTGTCACTAATTTTGCGGCAAAGATAAAAGTTATTATTAAAATAAAAAATCAAAGATGAGCAAAGAATTTGTTGACGTTCTTGTAATCGGGGCTGGACCTTCCGGATGCGTGTCTTCTTCCTACCTAAAGAAGAATAACGTCAGCGTAAAAGTTGTTGAAAAAACAAAATTCCCCAGACTCGTAGTGGGTGAAAGCTTAATTCCAAGGGTTATGGACCACTTTGATGAGGCGGGACTTTTCCCTGCATTAGATAAAATGGGCTTTGAAAAAAAGCTGGGAGCACGTTTTCTTCGTGGTGATGAGGTCTGTATCTTTGATTTCAGCAATAAATTCGGGGAAGGCTGGGACTGGACATGGCAGGTTCCAAGGGCTGACTTTGACAACACTCTTGCTCAGGAAGTTATTAATAAAGGAATTGACCTTGAGTTTGAATCTGAGGTTATAGACATTAAGTTTGAAGGAACAGATTCTATCACAACAGTAAGGAATAAAGACGGAGAAACTAAGGAAATCCATGCGAAGTTCGTTATTGACTCAAGTGGTTACGGAAGGGTATTACCTCGTTTATTAGACCTTGAAAAACCATCAAAATTATCTCCTCATTCTGCTATTTTCTCTCATGTACAGGATATAAACAGAGAACCCGGTGAAGAAGGAACTTTGATTTCTTTTGATATCATTGAAACAGAGGTCTGGCTTTGGGTAATCCCTTTTTCCAATGGAAATACAAGCTTGGGGATTGTAGGGCCTACAGAATATATTGAAAAACTGGCTGAAAACGGAGATCCTACTGAGGCTTTAAGAAAGGCTATTTCTCTTTCTGATTATTATGTACAACGTTTTGGAGATATCGATTTCCTTTTTGAACCAAAACATCTGAAAGACTACTCTTGTTCTGTAAAAAGTTTATTCGGAGACGGGTTTGCCTTAACAGGAAACGCTTCTGAATTCCTTGATCCTGTTTTTTCATCGGGAATGGCTTTTGCCACAGAATCAGGGATGCTCGCTGCAAAACTGGCATTACGACAATTAAATGGCGAAACCATTAACTGGCAAACAGAGTATACGGATTATATTTTATACGGTGTAGATGTTTTCACCACTTATGTGAAGGAATGGTATACCGGAAATCTTCAGGAATTATTTTTCCATCAACCGGAAAATCCTGATGTAAAGAAAAAGATTTGTGCCGTTTTAGCTGGATATGTCTGGAACAAAGACAATCCTTTTGTGAAAAAGCACGATACAGTAATTAAAAACCTTGCGAACCTCATCAAACAGGAAAAGCAAAGTCAACAATAAAAAAACGGTCTGAAAATTCAGACCGTTTTTATTTTATTTTAAAGATTTTTTAATTTCCTTTCCCAGATATCTGCCTATAGATTCATAAGCTCCGGCAATTCTTCCATATTCCATCACATATTCTGGATTGTTAACGAATCTATCAAACTTATTAAGTTCTATCTCAGCTAAAATAACGGATGGATTCTCTGTTTCCACCAATTTTATTTTCCCATTGATCTCTGCGGTCATCATCGTCAATCCGGCATGCCAACCCGGAAATACCCATTTTGTTTCCAATAGCAAGGTATATTTTGCAGAGCTGTTCTTTTTAAATACAATATTCTTGTATGTTTTATTTAACCCTTTTGCAAAGTAGTTGCTATATTCTTCTGATTTATATCTTTCCCATTATGCAATCCATTGCTTCCATGCTTCTTCTCCTCTTTTAGGATTATCCAGAACTTGTTTTTTCCTATTTTCAAGGTATTGAGTTTCTGTGATGTTTTCTTTCATCAATAACACGTTCTCAAATGTAAGCTCTACGTTGACTTCGGTCTGATCTTTAAGAACTCCCAAACTTCCGGCAGTAACTCTCATTCTTTCCTGTCCGAAAATGGTTGTTGCCATAACCATAAGTACCAACAGCACTAATTTTTTCATAATTTTAGTTCTAATATTTAAGCTGGCAAATATATTATAAAAAATGAACCCATCTCTTTTGTTACTTTAATTTAATCTACCTTAAATCAATAAAAGTAATCGGTTTTCTGCTGTTTGGATTAAAAACGGTTTTGGATAAAATATCAAAGTCTATGACTTCAATCTTTGGACTTACCCTCAATTTTGCACGGAAATGGTCTCGCACTTCACTTACAAAGCTCTCATTTTCCTGTTCTGTACTTAACTTGATGATAATTTCATCCAATCCTATTTCGTTGGCCTGAATCACAATCTGATAACACAGGATATTATTAAAATCATTCAATATATCGTTCATTGCAGGCGGATATAGTGTTGTTCCCTTGTATTTGATCATCTGCTGTTTTCTTCCGATCACTGGCCCTAATCTCATGGTATTCCTACCACACTCACACGGTTCGTAGTGAGCCTTTACAATATCTCCGGTTTTAAATCTTAATAAAGGAATGGCTTCCACACCCAACGTGGTAATGGTAAGTTCACCACTTTCACCTTCTTTCACAACATTTCCGTCATCATCCAAAATCTCAGTAATGATCAATTCAGGGTGATGGTGGCCTCCGACCTGAAATTCACACTCTGTAAAAGCAGTACTCATTTCTGTAGAAGCATAAGTAGAGAAGAGCTTTATATCCCATTTTTCCTTAATCTTCTGTGAAAGAATATTATCTGTAAAATCCTGACTCTTGATACTTTCTCCGATGCAAACGGCCCCATAAACACTGGAATTTTTATAATCCAGACCATGTTTTTCGGCATAATCAATCATTTTCAGTAAAAACGAGGGTACGGTAATCAGATACTTTGGTTTATATCTGAAAATGGAATCCCATTGCAGTTCCGGAATTCCGGGTCCCATTCTTACCACACTGGCGCCCATTTTCCTTAATCCTAAAAAGTAGGCAAGCCCTGCCATGAAGCGCTTATCAATAGTGGTGATCATCTGTACAACATCTCCTTTCTGAATTCCTGCACAGACAAAGGATATTGCTTCGTTGTATGCCAGTCTTTCAAGGTCCCCGTCAGACAAACCAAAAGTTACCGGATCCCCTAAAGTTCCGGAGGTGGTACTGTAATCCACAATCTTGTCTGGTGAAATACAGAAAAAATCATGATTGTATTGCTGCAGATCATTCTTTGTTGTCGTAGGAATCTTCGACAAATCTTCCAGGGTAAGAACCTCTTTAGTATTGATGTTATTTTCTTTAAACAGTCTCTGATAAAAAGGCGAATGACCCTCAAGATAAACCAAAAGCTCCTGAAGTTTTTCCTCCTGAAACTTTTTTATTTCCTGGGTACTTGATTTTTCGATGAACGGATGAAATTCCAATGATTTTAATTTTTAAAAGACAAATTTATTTAAAATTAAAAGATTACAAGATTGAAATATTAAAAGATTATCTCCTTTTACCTCTGAAATGTAAAAGTTTGGGTATTTGTATTTCCTGCAGTATTGACAGTTGTCACCTTTAAGGTATGTTCTCCTGAACCTTTTGGACATTTTTCATCAAAAACATAGATAAAATCATCCTTTACACGGGCAAACCTAAGCCATTTACCATCCAATTCTGCACGGAATGAAACAATATCACCAATTCTTGTATTGCCTTTTAAACGTAAGGAACCACTATTGATGACCGCCCCCTCTTTCCATCCTGAAGAAACTGATGGTAAACCGTTATCCAATATCAGTTTTGCAGTACCCAGCCTATTGAACTGCCCCTCTGCCTGATCGCCATCCCATTTTCCTTTTATCACATTGGTATCACTTCCATAGTCCAGGGAAATAACAACCTTGTCTTTTTCTTCTTTTGTTAGTTTTCTGTTCGGTTTTATTTTCAATGTGTAATTATCATGAACAGGAATATATGGACTGGATAACACAATGGCGTTAGAGACCGCTTCTGCGTCCTGTTTTTCATACATATTAAAGCTCACGGCATCATACATAGCATCTTTACTGAAGCTAATTTCTGCATTCTCAGAAGTAATCGTTTTTCTTTCATTGGGAAGAACTGTTTTGGCAGTGGAAGACACTTTATCTCCTACTTTACTGAGCTGAACTTTCGTAATTAATCGACTGGTATTTCCTTTTACATCCTTTAAAACAATTTCAATTTGGTGAATTTCCTCATCCTGGAGATTGATCACTCCTGACAGATTGGGAATGCTGTAATGCTGTAATTTCATTCCGGGTAATGTAGACAGATGCTGAATTCCTGTTTTATCCCGAATAAACTTGGTGTAATCTATGCAGCCATTCAGATAACGGGTATCATCATAACTCACCTTGTCAATGGTAAAACCGTAGATTACCTTTCCGTCCATCAGTAATTCAGCCTGATAAATACCAAGGTTGAAGCCCTGGTTGGCTTTATCCACTGCCTTAATTCCAAAACTTATGATGGGAGAATTTACCCTAACCACATCTGCCGTATAAGTACTTCCTGCTTTTTTAACAGCAACTCCGTTAGCCCCTGGCTCATAGGTACTGAAGCGACGATCATACCAATACAATCCACTGATAATTGGCGCCACAGAATCAGGAATGGCAAAACCAAAAAGCAAAGGGTTAAGACATTCTTCTGTCTTTGTATCCCGTATTTCAAAATGCAGGTGCGGCCCTGCTGAACCGCCTGTATTTCCACTCAAGGCAATCAATTGTCCTTTGGTTACCGGAAACTGTCCTGGTTGGAAAGTAATATCCTGTTCCCATTTCTCTTCTTTGTATTGTCTTTCTTTTACATATTCATCCAACTTATCAAAGTATTTGTTCAGATGGGCATATACCGTAGTATATCCATTGGGATGGGTAATGTAGACCGCATTTCCAAAGCCATACCGTTCTACTTTTATTCTGCTTACATACCCGTCAGCTGCTGCAACTACAGATAAGTTTTCCTGACTGTTAGTCCGTAAATCCAGCCCCATATGAAAATGGTTGGTTCTTACCGCTCCAAAATTGGCAGCCAACTGCATTGGAATATTCAATGGATTACGAAAATAATTCTGAGGATAGTTATTTTGGGCCTGTGTGATGACATTACTGATTAAACAAATAACAAACATCAGTTTATAAAGGACTTTCATACAGCATTTGGATTTAGATCTACTTAAATATACGAGATTTCAAGCAATGATCATGCTATTTTTACTGTCACTGAATTTACAGATCGTGCAGATTTCTGTTTTTAGTTCAGATTGACTAAAAAAACGGACAAAAAGCCACCTAATTAACCATCATTATTTCTCTTTTACGGCTTTCATCATTTATATTTCTGACATTGAAGTTTTTAATGGAAATATCCACGAAAAAACATATATTATAAACCGACAAATTTTAGTAAATTTGCAAACTTAATTCATCAACGAAAATTGAGATATTTACAATGAGCCAATTTAAAGAATACAAAAACCTCAACCTTATTGACGTAGCAGAGAATGTAGCGGAATTTTGGAAACAAAATAAAACTTTCAATAAGAGCGTTGAGATTCGTCAGGGTAATCCTGAGTTTGTTTTTTATGAAGGTCCGCCTTCAGCAAACGGTATGCCTGGAATTCACCACGTAATGGCAAGAGCATTGAAGGATATTTTCTGCCGTTACCAGACTCAAAACGGAAAGCAGGTTTTCCGTAAAGCAGGCTGGGATACGCATGGTCTTCCTGTGGAACTGGGTGTAGAAAAAGAACTGGGAATCACTAAAGAAGATATTGGTAAAAAAATCTCTATTGAAGACTATAATAAAGCATGTCGTGAGGCAGTAATGCGTTATACAGACGTTTGGAACAACCTTACCGAAAAAATCGGATATTGGGTAGATCTTGACGATCCGTACATCACGTACAAGTCAAAATATATGGAAACCGTTTGGTGGTTGTTGAAGCAATTATATGACAAAAGCTTGTTATATAAAGGCTACACGATCCAACCTTACTCTCCAAAAGCAGGAACAGGGCTTTCTTCTCACGAATTGAACCAGCCGGGAACGTATCGTGATGTTTCAGATACAACGGTGGTAGCTCAGTTTAAGGTAAAGAAAGATTCATCTGCTTTGTTCAGCGATGTTGACGGAGATGTACACATCCTTGCATGGACGACGACTCCTTGGACGTTGCCATCCAATACTGCCCTAACGGTAGGTAGAGACATTGAATATGTTGTCGTTAAAACTTTCAATCAATATACATTTGAACCAGTAACAGTAGTTTTATCCAGCGTACTTTTACCTAAGGTTTTCGGTAAGAAATTCGCTGAGGGTACAGATGAGGATTTTGCGAACTATACTTCAGAAACGAAGGTAATTCCTTTTAAAATTTTAAAAGAATTTACCGGTGAAAAACTTGTTGATACAAGATATGAGCAATTGGTTCCTTGGTTTACTCCAAACAACAATCCTGAAAATGCCTTCAGAGTAATTCTGGGAGACTTTGTAACGACGGAAGACGGTACAGGTATCGTACACACGGCTCCTACTTTTGGTGCTGATGATGCAAGAGTATCTAAAATGGCTCAGCCTGAGATCCCGCCAATGTTGGTAAAGGATGAAAATGAAAATCTTGTTCCATTGGTAGATTTACAGGGTAAGTTCATCAAGGGAGAAAATGTTCCTGAAGTATTCTCAGGAAAATATATCAAGAATGAATATTACGATGAAGGAACTGCTCCTGAGAAATCCTGGGATGTAGAGCTTGCCATCTTATTGAAGACAGAGAATAAAGCGTTCAAAGTAGAGAAATACGTTCACTCTTATCCACATTGCTGGAGAACAGACAAACCTGTATTGTATTATCCACTGGATTCATGGTTTGTAAAGATGACTGCCGTAAAAGACAGACTGGTAAACTTAAATAAAGAGATCAACTGGAAGCCAAAAGCTACCGGAGAAGGACGTTTTGCCAACTGGTTAGAGAATGTAAACGACTGGAATCTATCCCGTTCCCGTTATTGGGGCATTCCATTGCCGATCTGGAGAACAGAAGATCTGAAGGAAGAAAAAATCATTGGTTCTGTAGAAGAGCTATACAATGAAATTGAGAAATCAATTGCAGCAGGATTCATGAAAGAAAACCCTTTCAAAGGCTTTATCGTCGGAAATATGTCCGAATCTAACTATGAATTGGTTGATCTTCACAAAAATGTTGTAGATAAAGTAGTATTGGTTTCCGACTCAGGAAAGGCGATGAATCGTGAAAGTGACTTGATCGACGTTTGGTTCGATTCAGGTTCAATGCCTTATGCACAGTTACATTATCCTTTTGAGAACAAAGAATTAATCGATAACAATAAAGCATTCCCTGCTGACTTCATTGCGGAAGGGGTTGACCAGACTCGTGGATGGTTCTATACCCTTCATGCTATCGGAACAGCTGTATTTGATTCAGTTGCCTATAAAAATGTAATGAGTAACGGTCTTGTTTTGGATAAAAACGGACAAAAAATGTCAAAACGTTTAGGAAATGCGGTAGATCCTTTCGAAACACTATCTGTGTACGGACCGGATG containing:
- a CDS encoding acyl carrier protein, which encodes MEREKIVAIVNDFLVNEFEVDGDEISNDANLKNTLGLDSLDYIDMVVVIESNFGVKLGEADFKKMITFDDFYTTIEHKIAEKKA
- the hutH gene encoding histidine ammonia-lyase; the protein is MKINNFLELKDFQKIIIENEKIELDESLLSRVNASFQFLKEFSKNKVIYGVNTGFGPMAQFKISDEDTHQLQYNLIRSHSSGIGNPLPAEEVKACMLARLNTLSLGNSGVHESVIYLLQELINRDITPLIFEHGGVGASGDLVQLAHLALVLIGEGEVFYKGERKSTKEVFQIEGLEPIQVEIREGLALMNGTSVMSGIGIVNAYKANQLTDISIRLSCAINEIVQAYDDHFSEALNGTKRHYGQQKVAERMRAHLADSKLIRKREDHLYTHFEEQEKVFKEKVQEYYSLRCVPQILGPVLDTLEYTEKVLENEINSANDNPIINVEDQHVYHGGNFHGDYISLEMDKLKIVVTKLTMLAERQLNYLLNAKINEILPPFVNLGKLGFNFGMQGVQFTATSTTAESQTLSNPMYVHSIPNNNDNQDIVSMGTNAAVICRKVIENAFEVLAIEAITIIQAIEYLGFQDKVSSSTKELYDEIRKIIPAFSDDMVMYPYLEVVKKYLKTM
- the fabG gene encoding 3-oxoacyl-ACP reductase FabG; translated protein: MKCAIVTGGSRGIGRAICIKLAEEKNYHILINYTSNEAAAKETLAKVEELGATGEILKFDVGNAEEVQSVLTAWQEKNSEALVEVIINNAGITRDGLFMWMQKEDWNNVINTSLDGFFNVTNFFIQKLLRNKYGRIINMVSVSGVKGTAGQTNYSAAKGALVGATKALAQEVAKRNVTVNAVAPGFIKTDMTQDFNEEELKAMIPANRFGEAEEVADLVAFLASRKSSYITGEVININGGIYS
- a CDS encoding lipid A biosynthesis acyltransferase gives rise to the protein MNKWKGKSKGTVLGYRIFVWCIRNIGIRSSYGVLYFVAAYYSLFQKKSNRYILYYFQKRLNYGYWKAKRSIFKSYFTFGKVLIDKTAISAGLREKYTYEFDGIENLRNLLAAKKGGVLISAHIGNFEIAEHFFADIDFDCQINLVTTDQEVTVIKEYLETVAVKESNIKFIYVKEDMSHIFEINQALSNNELICFTGDRYFEGSKYLETDLLGKSAKFPAGPFLIASRLGVPVVYVYVMKEDNLHYHLYARVAQNIKNRDSQGLLQSYVQNLETMVEKYPLQWFNYFDFWDDVD
- a CDS encoding NAD(P)/FAD-dependent oxidoreductase: MSKEFVDVLVIGAGPSGCVSSSYLKKNNVSVKVVEKTKFPRLVVGESLIPRVMDHFDEAGLFPALDKMGFEKKLGARFLRGDEVCIFDFSNKFGEGWDWTWQVPRADFDNTLAQEVINKGIDLEFESEVIDIKFEGTDSITTVRNKDGETKEIHAKFVIDSSGYGRVLPRLLDLEKPSKLSPHSAIFSHVQDINREPGEEGTLISFDIIETEVWLWVIPFSNGNTSLGIVGPTEYIEKLAENGDPTEALRKAISLSDYYVQRFGDIDFLFEPKHLKDYSCSVKSLFGDGFALTGNASEFLDPVFSSGMAFATESGMLAAKLALRQLNGETINWQTEYTDYILYGVDVFTTYVKEWYTGNLQELFFHQPENPDVKKKICAVLAGYVWNKDNPFVKKHDTVIKNLANLIKQEKQSQQ
- a CDS encoding phenylacetate--CoA ligase family protein codes for the protein MEFHPFIEKSSTQEIKKFQEEKLQELLVYLEGHSPFYQRLFKENNINTKEVLTLEDLSKIPTTTKNDLQQYNHDFFCISPDKIVDYSTTSGTLGDPVTFGLSDGDLERLAYNEAISFVCAGIQKGDVVQMITTIDKRFMAGLAYFLGLRKMGASVVRMGPGIPELQWDSIFRYKPKYLITVPSFLLKMIDYAEKHGLDYKNSSVYGAVCIGESIKSQDFTDNILSQKIKEKWDIKLFSTYASTEMSTAFTECEFQVGGHHHPELIITEILDDDGNVVKEGESGELTITTLGVEAIPLLRFKTGDIVKAHYEPCECGRNTMRLGPVIGRKQQMIKYKGTTLYPPAMNDILNDFNNILCYQIVIQANEIGLDEIIIKLSTEQENESFVSEVRDHFRAKLRVSPKIEVIDFDILSKTVFNPNSRKPITFIDLR
- a CDS encoding M23 family metallopeptidase, yielding MKVLYKLMFVICLISNVITQAQNNYPQNYFRNPLNIPMQLAANFGAVRTNHFHMGLDLRTNSQENLSVVAAADGYVSRIKVERYGFGNAVYITHPNGYTTVYAHLNKYFDKLDEYVKERQYKEEKWEQDITFQPGQFPVTKGQLIALSGNTGGSAGPHLHFEIRDTKTEECLNPLLFGFAIPDSVAPIISGLYWYDRRFSTYEPGANGVAVKKAGSTYTADVVRVNSPIISFGIKAVDKANQGFNLGIYQAELLMDGKVIYGFTIDKVSYDDTRYLNGCIDYTKFIRDKTGIQHLSTLPGMKLQHYSIPNLSGVINLQDEEIHQIEIVLKDVKGNTSRLITKVQLSKVGDKVSSTAKTVLPNERKTITSENAEISFSKDAMYDAVSFNMYEKQDAEAVSNAIVLSSPYIPVHDNYTLKIKPNRKLTKEEKDKVVISLDYGSDTNVIKGKWDGDQAEGQFNRLGTAKLILDNGLPSVSSGWKEGAVINSGSLRLKGNTRIGDIVSFRAELDGKWLRFARVKDDFIYVFDEKCPKGSGEHTLKVTTVNTAGNTNTQTFTFQR
- a CDS encoding beta-ketoacyl-[acyl-carrier-protein] synthase family protein; translation: MENRVVITGMGIYSCIGTSLEEVRESLYQGKSGIVLDQDRKEFGFRSGLTGVVPKPDLKNLLNRRQRVSMGEESEYAYLATIDALKQANLDDEFLDSHEVGILYGNDSVSKAVVESIDIAREKKDTTLMGSGAIFKSMNSTVTMNLSTIFKLKGINLTISAACASGSHSLGLAYMMIKNGFQDMIICGGAQETNKYSMASFDGLGVFSAREDEPTKASRPFDAGRDGLIPSGGAASLIVESLESAQKRGATILAEIIGYGFSSNGGHISTPNVDGPALAMDRALKQSGLNASDIDYINAHATSTPIGDANEAKAIYEIFGSEVPVSSTKSMTGHECWMAGASEVIYSILMMQNDFVAPNINLENPDNEAQRINLVSETKTQKIDVFLSNSFGFGGTNSALIVKKFD